A section of the Triticum dicoccoides isolate Atlit2015 ecotype Zavitan chromosome 7A, WEW_v2.0, whole genome shotgun sequence genome encodes:
- the LOC119328275 gene encoding uncharacterized protein LOC119328275: MDRILAFSIPSSSPADIAGASYATPTRHSWRCRSGEQPEKATDQQRQEENVDQGSRPEKKREVRFAPEFDGINCFESIISI, translated from the coding sequence ATGGACAGGATCTTGGCTTTCTCTATCCCCAGCTCCTCGCCCGCGGACATCGCGGGTGCCAGCTACGCCACGCCCACGCGCCATTCATGGAGGTGCCGCAGCGGGGAGCAGCCGGAGAAAGCGACGGACCAGCAGCGGCAGGAGGAGAATGTCGACCAGGGCTCTCGGCCGGAGAAGAAGCGGGAGGTGCGGTTCGCCCCGGAGTTCGACGGCATCAACTGCTTTGAGTCTATCATCTCCATCTGA